The nucleotide window GCGCGGTCGGGTGGTGGTCGACGTCAATCGTTGATCATCTCAATGCCAATCAAACAGACAAACTGTAGAAACAAGGAAACATCGACAATGGATGTAAAACTGCGTGAAGTGCTGCCCTTTAGCGTCTCGGGTTTGCAGGTGCGAACCCTCAATGCCGCCGAGCAGCAGCCCGATACCGCGCGTATCGGCCCGATGTGGGAACAATTTTTCGTTGAGGACATTTTCGACAAGATCGCCCACAAACAGCCGGATTCCTTCATGTACGGCGTCTATTCCAACTACGAGTCCGATGCTTCGGGCCCGTTCGATGTGACGGCGGGTGCGGCGGTCACCGCGCCCTCCGAAGACTTTGCGCTGGTTCAGGTTGAGGGCGGCGATTACCTGGTGTTCAGCGCCAAAGGGCCGATGCCCGATAGCGTCATTCAGACATGGGGCCTGGTCTGGTCTTACTTCGAGGATAACCCGCAGGTTCGCCGCAAGTTCGCCACGGACTTCGAGGTCTACACCGGCCCGGAGTCCGTGGCGGTCTACATCGGCATTCAGGGCTCAGCCGCGTTTTCACGTTCCAGTAACTGACGCTTGCGCTCCACGCCCCAGCGATAGCCCGACAGGTTGCCGTCGCTGCGCACCACGCGATGGCAAGGGATCGCCACCGCCAGGCTGTTCGCGCCACAGGCCTGGGCCACGGCGCGTACGGCTTTCGGTGCGCCGATGCGCTGAGCGATATCGGCATAACTGGCGGTGCTGCCAGCGGGAATCTCCCGCAAGGCTTGCCACACCCGCTCCTGAAACGCCGTGCCGCGTACGTCCAGCGGCAAATCCAGGCCGAGCGCCGGGGCTTCGATAAAACCGACGACCTTGGCGATCAACTGCTCGAACTCATGATCGGCACCAATCAGGTTGGCGCGTCGAAACTTGTCCTGCAGATCACAGACTAATTGATGCGGGTCGTCCCCCAGCAGGATCGCACAGACGCCGCGCTCACTTTGTGCCACCAGAATCGCCCCGAGGGAACACTGGCCGACGGCAAAACGAATGTCGTTGTTCTGCCCGGCCGCGCGGTAGTCGCCGGGTTTCATGCCCAGCAATTGATCCGCCGCCTCATAGAAACGGCTGTTGGAGTTGAAGCCGGCGTCATACAGCGCGTCAGTGACCGTGCCGCCGTCTGCCAGGCGTTCGCGAACCTTGCGCGAACGCTGGGCGGTGGCATAGCCCTTGGGTGTCAGGCCGGTGATGGCCTTGAACACGCGATGGAAGTGGAAACTGCTCAGGCCGGCCGCGTCCGCCAATTCATTCAGCGCCGGCAACGTTTCGGCGGATTCGATGTGACGGCACGCGGCGGCCACGGTCACGGCGTGTTGTGCGGCGACATCGCTTTGATCCTTCGCGGCCCGTTTGCTGGGGCGATAACCCGCCGCCTGGGCTTGCTCGGCCGTCTCGAAGAACTCGACGTTCTGCGGTTTCGGCAAGCGTGCCAGGCTGCTGGGGCGGCAGTAGATGCCGGTGGTTTTCACCGCATACACAAACTGCCCGTCGGCGCGGGGATCGCGTGCGACCACGGCGGCCCAGCGAGGATCGTTTTCGGTGGCGATTGTTGTCGATTGAGTTGTCATGGCTTCATGTCCGTTGACCCGTTTCATGCAGATTAAACAGCGGGTGCAGGCACCGCACTCCGGGTCTTGCGGTCGAATTCGAAAGCTTCATCCCGCGGTACGAAAGGTGAAGTTGATCCGTTGTTCGCCCAGTCGCGGATGTTGGCCATCCTTGATCGGCAATACGCCGTGATAGCGTAAACGGTCCACGCCACCCCAGACCACGATATCGCCGTGCAACAGCGGCACTCGCTGGCTTTTGGCGCTGCGTTCGAAGCCACCGAACAGGAACGTCGCCGGCAACCCCAAAGACACCGACACGATGGGGGCCGCGTAGGAACCTTCGTTTTTGTCCTGATGCAATGACATCCTGGCACCTGGAACATAGCGATTGATCAGGCAGGAATCCGGTACGAAATCCATAAATCCCGCCTCTCGCGCCGCTGCTTGGGCCAGTTCGAAAAACACCTCGGGCATTTCAGGCCAGGGCGCGCCGGTCTGCGGATCGTTGCGGGTGTACTGGTAGCCGCTGCGGTCGGTTGTCCAGCCCCAGGTGCCGCAACTGCTCAAGGCCACCGACATGGTAAAACCGCCGGGCGTGATCATCTGCCGAAAGGGCGCCGCTGTCAGAACCGCCTCCAGTGCCGGCAGCAACCGGTCGAGCCAGGGCAGGGCAAAGCCTCTCAGAACGCAGGATTGTTCGCCGATCTGCTCACGCCGGGGCTGCTGCTCGGGTTCGGCGTCGGCAAACAGATCGAAGGTGATTGGGCTCATGGGGTCATAACGCATCGTGAAAGATGATTCCAAGGGTATGCCGTTTTCCACTGTGCAGGCGACTCACCCCGTGACGCATGGTCACTCGGTAATAACCGCGAACGCCTTTTACCGGGCGCAGGTTCACGGCAAAAATCAACGCATCGCCTTTCTTCAGGCCGATGACTTGCGGGCGTGACTGCATCCGTGGACGTTGTTCAGTCAGCACAAACTCGCCGCCGGTGAAATCTTCCCCTGGTTCTGACAGAAGAATCGCCACTTGCAGCGGGAAGACATGTTCGCCGTACAGATCCTGATGCAAGCAGTTGTAGTCCTGCGGGCCGTATTGCAGCAACAAGGGGGTCGGGCGTTCCTGACCGGCGGCATGACAGCGCTGCAGAAATGCTTCATGCGACTCAGGAAAACGGGTCGGCAGGTCCATGGATTCGTACCAGCGATTGGCGATTGGAACCAGTCGAGGGTAGAGCGCACGGCGCAACCGGGCCACCGGACCCGGCAGCGGGTATTTGAAGTATTTGTACTCGCCACGGCCAAAACCGTGGCGAGCCATCACCACTTTCGATCGAAAGGTCTCGGGCCGGTCGTACAGGGCGCTGATTTCATCGCAGGTTTCATGGCTTAAAAGCGACCTGATGATCGCGCAGCCATCCTGGTCGAGTTGTTGCTCGAGCATGGCCCAGTCGAGGGCATCGTCGTGAATCGGGTAAGTAAACAAGGGCTCTGACTCCTTGACCAAAAGGTCGAGGCGGCCAGCTTAGTGAGCGCTGCGGGAGTGGACACTCCGGTGCTTGCGGTCGAATTTCAAGGCTGGGAGCAGACGTCCATGTTGTCGCTCCACAGGGTGTTACAGCGCTTTGCTTACGCTGATTTCACTGATGACGTCTTCTGTCTGGCCATGAATGACGTCCAGTGCTGCCTTGGCTTCTTCTACCGTGCCGTTTTCAAGCTGGGCAAATTCGAAGCGGCGCTCGCCGTTGAGTTTATATTTGATGACGTACTTGGTCGTTTGGGCCACGGTCATTTCTGCCTGTATTCGTGTGGGCTCAGCTCAGTTTCGAGCTGGAGCGGCGGATGATCTTGATCGAGTGCGTCAGGGTCGGTTTGCGGGTCACGCTGATCGGCCGGCGGTTGACCGTGTCGATGGTGATGTTCCAGAAACCGGTGCTCGGCGCGGTGATCCGGGCTGGGAAGGTGTCGAAGGCGCCGCCGTGGTAAGTATGACGACCGCCGTTCTTGAAGCTGCGGAAGTTGGCGTCGTTCATCAAGCGGATGTTGCACATTTGGGAGCACTGGATGACGACGATGTCGTCTTCGTTGAGGTGCTCGCGCTGGTGGATAAATTTCATGAGGCGCCTCCAGAAGGGCTTTTTCTACAAAATCAAAACGATAGCATGGGCGATTGGCGCAGTTTATCAGCCCGAACAGGTTATTATCTGGCTGTCGGGGTTCGCTTTGACAATTAAAAACAGTTATTCGGAATTCTATGAGCGATAAAAGCAATGAGCCTCGGAGAAAAACAGCAGTTGTGCTGTCGGAGGGTCTTTATCGGAGGTTTTGTATGAAGTGGGGTGTTCTGGTCGTGCCGTTGGCATTGGCAGTGGGTGGATGTGCGACGGTCTCGGACATCAATGAGTCGCTGCCTACCATGAGCGTGATTTCAGGCAAGAAGCCCCATGAGTACGCGAAGTGCCTGGAGGAGAAACTGGCCGATAGCCGTGGAGCCCTGCAAGTCGAGCCGCAGAAGGACGGCGTGCGGGTTATCGTGCCGCAGAAGTTTTCCTCGGGGCCGGCAGCGGTGTTTGACATCGAAGACCGCTCCGGCGGCAGCAGCATCAAGCTGCATGAACGCATCTCCAACGTGCCCTTGCGCCCATGGGATGTGCGCAATGCCGCCACCGCGTGCATATCCGGCTGATAAACTACCCCCGGTCAGCATCGATGCCGTCAAAGTCGCGCTTTGACGGCATTGTCATTTCTGGAGTCGAGCATGAAGCGAGAACAGGTGCGGGAGCGCCATGCAGAGGGTCATATCTCTGCCACCCATGTGAT belongs to Pseudomonas sp. B21-015 and includes:
- a CDS encoding GyrI-like domain-containing protein yields the protein MDVKLREVLPFSVSGLQVRTLNAAEQQPDTARIGPMWEQFFVEDIFDKIAHKQPDSFMYGVYSNYESDASGPFDVTAGAAVTAPSEDFALVQVEGGDYLVFSAKGPMPDSVIQTWGLVWSYFEDNPQVRRKFATDFEVYTGPESVAVYIGIQGSAAFSRSSN
- the ada gene encoding bifunctional DNA-binding transcriptional regulator/O6-methylguanine-DNA methyltransferase Ada; this translates as MTTQSTTIATENDPRWAAVVARDPRADGQFVYAVKTTGIYCRPSSLARLPKPQNVEFFETAEQAQAAGYRPSKRAAKDQSDVAAQHAVTVAAACRHIESAETLPALNELADAAGLSSFHFHRVFKAITGLTPKGYATAQRSRKVRERLADGGTVTDALYDAGFNSNSRFYEAADQLLGMKPGDYRAAGQNNDIRFAVGQCSLGAILVAQSERGVCAILLGDDPHQLVCDLQDKFRRANLIGADHEFEQLIAKVVGFIEAPALGLDLPLDVRGTAFQERVWQALREIPAGSTASYADIAQRIGAPKAVRAVAQACGANSLAVAIPCHRVVRSDGNLSGYRWGVERKRQLLERENAAEP
- the alkB gene encoding DNA oxidative demethylase AlkB, which codes for MRYDPMSPITFDLFADAEPEQQPRREQIGEQSCVLRGFALPWLDRLLPALEAVLTAAPFRQMITPGGFTMSVALSSCGTWGWTTDRSGYQYTRNDPQTGAPWPEMPEVFFELAQAAAREAGFMDFVPDSCLINRYVPGARMSLHQDKNEGSYAAPIVSVSLGLPATFLFGGFERSAKSQRVPLLHGDIVVWGGVDRLRYHGVLPIKDGQHPRLGEQRINFTFRTAG
- a CDS encoding 2OG-Fe(II) oxygenase — translated: MLEQQLDQDGCAIIRSLLSHETCDEISALYDRPETFRSKVVMARHGFGRGEYKYFKYPLPGPVARLRRALYPRLVPIANRWYESMDLPTRFPESHEAFLQRCHAAGQERPTPLLLQYGPQDYNCLHQDLYGEHVFPLQVAILLSEPGEDFTGGEFVLTEQRPRMQSRPQVIGLKKGDALIFAVNLRPVKGVRGYYRVTMRHGVSRLHSGKRHTLGIIFHDAL
- a CDS encoding DUF1883 domain-containing protein, with the translated sequence MKFIHQREHLNEDDIVVIQCSQMCNIRLMNDANFRSFKNGGRHTYHGGAFDTFPARITAPSTGFWNITIDTVNRRPISVTRKPTLTHSIKIIRRSSSKLS